A genomic segment from Saccharomyces eubayanus strain FM1318 chromosome IX, whole genome shotgun sequence encodes:
- the BNR1 gene encoding formin BNR1, translated as MHCSPSKKTYRYPRRSLSLHAQDRPSEARELEDLNLTDGLVSAGLQLVGVALQKRDTGSHIYMKQKNFSTNDVASSSVASVDMTPSDMDFNPKCMPQDTVLVERMFDELLKDGTFFWGAAYKNLQGISLRRKWQLICKIRTSDHCMRSNVAAGTAAKHSAQLPTNELAEISHFLDGLVRNLSGEGMNLSKTLYKLEKFLRKKNFLELFLKDEIYLTILLEKTLSLISKELQFVYLRCFKILMNNPLARIRALHSESLIQWFVELLNDRDSDLKCQLLSMELLLLLTYVEGSTGCNIIWNQLSISFTNWCDWFSKILTDDVAAHTSLYLNWNQLKTDYSMTFLLLINSILQGFSNKIALDILNFLKKSGIHNTISILESVYRDSPDNAVIMEQIHLFRTKESSIFDPMAPPTENLASFHPVKNAIEKGIQPVCLEKCLLLKAQDSPVETPINEIVNALWKILDSQRPYSESIKLLRLINSLLFYLIDSFQVPLNASFDETLDQPQNTQNVDSVFQDSIDKLLDSLQSDDIARRAVIEIDNLNGKISTLNERISLVENHSKDQLLTKLDESEILVSLKTKENENLKLQLKEIKKKLDQIATHQRLYDQPPSLASSNLSVTGSTTQNNSNSNLIFQNLAVKQHQQQKISLPKHSTSILKSKRITSLSSYLADSNDENEDQTGIEDRSKDLFQASASAVNFNIPSVKNITNLQNVSLNSILSELEFSNDLNIQPNYQSSPVLSSISSSPKLFSQLSAKSLNNNIPLLSEVDNKSSVPPPPPPPPPPPLPFSLLPDSEATLKPEISAPAPPPLPDLFKVDDPCSIPPPPPPPPPPPLPESLSMSNETSDNGVVTPAAPPLPNGLLSLSSTSINSTTVNLVSSSSKNRLKQIHWDKVEEIKDTLWEDTVQRQETLKELQTGGIFSQIEDIFKMKDPAKIASKKNGGSSIAMSSNNGKSSNELKKVSFLSRDLAQQFGINLHMFSQVSDMEFVKKVLNCDNNIIMNVNILKFFCKEELISIPQSLLSKYEPYSQGKGGKSVSDLQRADRIFLELCINLRSYWNARSKSLLTLSTYERDYYDLIFKLQKIDDGILQLNRSFKFKSLMFIITEIGNHMNKKMVKGIKLKSLTKLAFVRSSADQNLSFLHFIEKIIRTKYPDIYGFVDDLKRIEDLGKVSLEHVEMECREFQNKIENAVTQFQTGKLSNEENLDPRDQIIKKVKFKINRAKTKSDLLVDQCKLTLIDLSKLMKYYGEDPNDKESKNEFFQPFIEFLAMFKKCAKENIEKEEMERVYEQRKNLLEMRTNSNKKSNENDENEGGEVNTDAVDLLISKLREVKKDSEPLRRRKGTKLNEITVNVDEGNSKTRKGEDHVLFERTHAMLNDIQKI; from the coding sequence ATGCACTGTTCCCCGAGCAAGAAGACGTACCGCTACCCCCGAAGGTCACTGTCACTGCACGCGCAAGATAGGCCTAGTGAAGCCCGtgaattggaagatttgaatttgactGATGGACTGGTTTCCGCTGGTTTGCAGTTGGTGGGAGTGGCACTACAGAAGCGAGACACAGGATCACACATCTATatgaaacaaaagaacTTCTCTACTAACGATGTCGCGTCTTCATCAGTGGCTTCCGTAGATATGACGCCATCGGATATGGATTTCAATCCAAAATGCATGCCCCAAGACACAGTTCTCGTGGAAAGAATGTTTGATgaacttttgaaagatgGGACATTTTTTTGGGGTGCTGCGTACAAGAATCTACAGGGCATCTCACTGCGAAGGAAATGGCAGCTTATTTGCAAGATTCGTACTTCCGACCACTGCATGAGAAGTAATGTGGCTGCTGGTACCGCTGCGAAACATTCCGCTCAATTGCCCACCAATGAGCTCGCGGAAATCTCGCATTTCTTGGATGGTTTGGTAAGAAACCTTTCCGGAGAGGGCATGAACTTGTCCAAGACCCTTTACAAATTAGAGAAGTTCCTGCGCAAGAAAAACTTCTTGGAGCTTTTTCTGAAGGATGAAATCTATTTAACGATTTTGCTTGAGAAGACTTTGTCACTCATATCCAAGGAATTGCAGTTCGTTTATCTGAGAtgttttaaaatattaatGAATAACCCATTAGCAAGGATAAGAGCACTGCACTCTGAGTCTTTAATTCAATGGTTTGTAGAGCTTTTAAACGACCGGGATTCTGACTTAAAATGCCAATTACTTTCCATGGAGTTACTCTTATTGTTAACCTACGTGGAAGGTTCCACGGGCTGTAATATAATATGGAATCAGCTTTCAATATCTTTCACCAATTGGTGTGATTGGTTTAGCAAAATCCTCACCGATGACGTTGCTGCTCATACGTCCTTGTATTTAAACTGGAATCAGTTGAAAACGGACTACTCAATGACTTTCCTACTACTGATAAACTCCATTCTGCAAGGTTTTAGTAACAAAATCGCACTGGATATcctgaattttttgaaaaagagtGGCATTCATAACACTATATCGATTCTAGAATCAGTCTATAGGGATAGCCCTGATAATGCCGTCATCATGGAACAAATACACTTGTTTAGAACCAAAGAATCAAGTATTTTTGATCCGATGGCCCCACCTACCGAAAATTTGGCCTCTTTTCATCCAGTGAAAAATGCgattgaaaaaggaattcAACCTGTTTGTCTCGAAAAATGCCTATTATTGAAGGCACAAGATAGCCCCGTGGAAACACCGATAAATGAAATTGTTAATGCTCTGTGGAAAATTCTGGACTCTCAGAGACCTTACTCGGAATCCATAAAACTTCTGAGGTTGATAAATTCTCTATTATTTTATCTTATTGACTCTTTTCAAGTTCCATTAAATGCTTCTTTTGACGAAACCTTGGATCAACCGCAAAATACGCAAAATGTAGATTCGGTTTTCCAGGATTCTATTGATAAATTGCTGGACTCATTACAATCGGATGACATTGCTAGAAGAGCGGTCATTGAAATTGATAATTTAAATGGGAAGATCTCTACCTTGAATGAAAGAATAAGCCTTGTTGAAAACCATAGTAAAGACCAACTATTGACAAAACTAGATGAAAGTGAAATTCTAGTatctttgaaaacgaaggaaaacgaaaatttgaaacttcagttgaaagaaattaagAAGAAGTTGGATCAAATTGCCACACACCAAAGACTATATGACCAACCCCCCTCATTAGCAAGCAGCAATTTAAGTGTTACTGGTTCTACAACACAAAACAATAGCAATAGtaatttgatttttcaaaatttagCTGTCaaacaacatcaacagcAAAAGATTTCTTTACCTAAACACTCGACGAGCATActaaaaagtaaaagaatTACGTCCCTTTCATCATATCTTGCTGATTCGAATGACGAAAATGAGGACCAAACTGGAATAGAAGATAGATCGAAAGATTTGTTTCAGGCATCTGCCTCTGCCGTTAATTTTAACATTCCTTCTGTGAAAAATATTACAAATTTGCAAAATGTTTCATTGAATTCAATACTCTCAGAACTCGAATTCTCAAACGATCTGAATATTCAACCAAATTATCAATCTTCTCCGGTATTGTCTTCGATATCTTCATCGCCCAAACTATTTTCCCAACTTTCTGCGAAAAGTCTTAACAACAATATTCCACTGTTATCTGAAGTTGATAATAAATCTTCGGTTCCTCCTCCCCCTCCCCCTCCCCCTCCTCCTCCACTCCCATTCTCTCTCTTACCTGATTCGGAAGCTACTCTCAAACCAGAGATCTCTGCGCCTGCTCCACCACCTCTCCCGGATTTGTTTAAAGTTGATGATCCCTGCTCTATTCCACCTCCTCCACCTCCTCCACCTCCTCCACCCTTGCCTGAGTCATTGTCGATGTCTAATGAGACTTCAGATAATGGCGTCGTGACTCCGGCAGCTCCACCTTTACCCAATGGTCTACTTTCACTGTCTTCAACGTCAATCAACTCAACGACTGTAAATTTAGTATCAAGTTCGTCTAAAAATCGCTTGAAGCAAATTCATTGGGACAAAgtggaagaaatcaaagacaCCCTTTGGGAAGATACAGTTCAACGTCAAGAAACACTTAAAGAGTTGCAAACTGGTGGtatattttctcaaattgaagatattttcaagatgAAAGATCCCGCTAAAATTgcaagtaaaaaaaatggtggCTCTTCAATTGCAATGTCTTCGAATAATGgtaaatcttcaaatgaattaaaaaagGTTTCGTTTTTATCAAGAGATTTAGCCCAACAATTTGGTATCAATTTACATATGTTTTCTCAGGTATCTGACATGGAATTTGTAAAGAAAGTTTTAAACTGTGACAACAACATTATCATGAATGTaaacattttgaaatttttctgtAAAGAGGAGCTCATAAGTATACCCCAAAGTCTGCTTAGTAAGTATGAGCCCTATTCTCAGGGTAAAGGAGGCAAATCAGTAAGTGATTTACAGAGGGCTGatagaatttttttggaattgTGTATTAATTTAAGATCATATTGGAACGCAAGATCAAAAAGTCTTTTAACACTATCGACCTATGAAAGAGATTATTatgatttgattttcaaGTTACAGAAAATTGATGATGGTATTCTGCAATTAAATCGTTCTTTTAAATTCAAGAGTTTAATGTTTATCATTACGGAAATTGGTAACCAcatgaataaaaaaatggtcAAGGGTatcaaattgaaatcatTAACCAAATTAGCCTTTGTTAGATCCAGTGCAGATCAAAATCTATCATTTTTAcatttcattgaaaaaatcataagAACAAAATACCCTGATATTTATGGTTTTGTAGATGATCTAAAGagaattgaagatttaGGTAAGGTTTCATTAGAGCATGTTGAAATGGAGTGCCGTGAATTTCAGAATAAGATTGAAAATGCGGTCACTCAGTTTCAGACAGGAAAACTTTCGAACGAGGAAAATTTGGATCCAAGAGATCAGATTATcaaaaaagtcaaattCAAGATCAACCGGGCTAAAACAAAAAGCGACTTATTGGTGGATCAATGTAAATTAACGTTAATTGATTTAAGCAAACTAATGAAGTATTACGGTGAAGATCCCAATGACAAAGAAAGTAAGAacgaattttttcaaccattcattgaatttttggccatgtttaaaaaatgtgccaaagaaaatattgaaaaggagGAAATGGAAAGGGTATAcgaacaaagaaaaaacctGCTAGAAATGAGAACAAATagcaacaagaaaagcaaCGAAAACGACGAAAACGAAGGCGGGGAAGTAAACACAGATGCTGTTGATTTATTGATCTCTAAATTGCGTGAAGTAAAGAAGGACTCGGAACCATTaagaaggagaaaaggTACCAAACTCAACGAAATCACTGTGAATGTAGATGAAGGGAATTCGAAAACGAGAAAGGGTGAAGACCACGTACTGTTTGAGAGAACGCATGCTATGTTGAATGACAttcaaaagatataa
- the AIM20 gene encoding Aim20p yields the protein MGDISAAVGTAVGIPIGVGVTIALIFWCILQHRYRKEAARDGDLEKIMAAEVAVSVYESFKLEMSSSSETSTINEKKSEEDLKPCQAKPAKNGYTPAYRRQLNANMGSMCKKPQGAAYVNVPVIFSGEKMNHGMVRDSSDRFMYPLTLTRKNTPSGRATPTTNSISNTINTNLREEDNLDDPYENEFTNYVANKREFIDSLRPN from the coding sequence ATGGGCGACATTTCTGCGGCAGTAGGTACGGCTGTTGGAATTCCAATTGGCGTGGGCGTAACAATAgctttgatattttggtGCATTTTGCAACATCGTTATAGGAAAGAAGCAGCTCGAGATGgagatttggaaaagattaTGGCAGCAGAAGTGGCTGTGTCCGTATATGAAAGCTTCAAATTAGAAATGAGCAGTTCAAGCGAGACATCTACgataaatgaaaagaaaagcgaAGAAGATCTCAAGCCCTGCCAGGCTAAACCTGCCAAAAATGGATATACACCGGCGTATAGGCGACAATTGAATGCAAATATGGGGAGCATGTGTAAAAAACCGCAGGGAGCCGCTTATGTCAATGTCCCTGTCATTTTCAGCGGTGAGAAGATGAATCATGGGATGGTCAGAGACTCATCGGATAGATTCATGTACCCGTTAACTTTGACGCGCAAGAACACTCCTAGTGGTCGAGCTACGCCCACAACAAACTCAATCTCAAACACGATCAATACCAATCTGCGCGAAGAGGACAATTTGGACGACCCATATGAGAACGAGTTTACAAATTATGTTGCGAATAAAAGAGAATTTATCGACAGTTTAAGGCCAAATTGA